The following coding sequences lie in one Lacerta agilis isolate rLacAgi1 chromosome 4, rLacAgi1.pri, whole genome shotgun sequence genomic window:
- the LOC117045044 gene encoding zinc finger protein 91-like, protein MGTGLHGCPLLGSDCDELEIENKDDHNKIPREVKPCKNLEYAESCSQSSHSTSNQQNLIGKKCYQCKECGKDFRKSTSLTSHQIIHTVEKPYQCVECGKSFSQSSHLTSHQRIHTGEKPYQCFECGKSFSHSHSLTSHQRIHTGEKPYQCMECGKSFSHSYLSLTSHQRIHTGEKPYQCVECGRSFSQSSNLTSHQRIHTGEKPYQCVECGISYSQTSSLNSHQRIHTGEKPYQCFECGRSFSHNSHLTSHQRIHIGEKPYQCVECGKSFTDGSSLTSHQRIHTGAKPYQCFECGKSFSQSSSLISHHRIHTGEKPYQCLECGRSFSQSSKLTFHQRIHTGEKPYQCFECGKSFSRKDSLTSHQRIHTRKNPYQCVKCGKSFTDSSSLTSHQRIHTGETPYQCVECGKSFSHSSKLAFHHRIHTGEKPYQCLECGRSFSQSSKLTFHQRIHTGEKPYQCFECGKSFSRKDSLTSHQRIHIGETPYQCFECGKSFSQGSKLTSHQRIHTGEKPYQCFECGKSFSTKDSHTSHQRIHTGEKPYQCLECGRSFSQSSKLTSHQRIHTGDKPYQCFECGKSFSRKDSLTSHQRIHTGEKPYQCLECGRSFSQSSNLTSHQRSHTGEKPYQCVICGKSFTGSSSLTSHQIIHTGVKPYQCMECGKSFIQSSSLTSHKRIHTGEKPYQCVECGKSFSHSHSLSYHQRIHTGEKPYQCLECGRSFSQSSKLTSHQRIHTGEKPYQCFECGKSFSRKDSLTSHQIIHTGEKPYQCLECGRSFSHRHSLTSHQRIHTGEKPYQCVECGRSFSQSSQLTSHQRIHTGEKPYQCFECGKSFRRKDKLISHQRIHIKVEKTIIQF, encoded by the exons atggggaCAG ggctgcatggctgtcccctcctgggatctg attgtgatgaattgGAAATCGAGAACAAGGATGACCACAATAAAATTCCCAGAGAGGTGAAGCCATGTAAAaatttggagtatgcagaaagctgcagtcagagctcccattccacttccaatcaacaaaatctcattggaaagaaatgTTATCAGTGCAAGGAATGTGGAAAGGACTTCAGGAAGAGCACCtctctcacttctcatcaaataattcatacagtggagaaaccatatcagtgtgtggaatgtggaaagagcttcagtcagagctcccatctgacttcccatcaaagaattcatacaggggagaaaccctatcagtgtttcgaatgtggaaagagctttagtcacagccacagtctcacttcccatcaaagaattcatacaggggagaaaccctatcagtgtatggaatgtggaaagagctttagtcacagctatt tgagtctcacttcccatcaaagaattcatacaggggagaaaccctatcagtgtgtggaatgtggaaggagcttcagtcagagctccaatctcacttcccatcaaagaattcatacaggggagaaaccctatcaatgtgtggaatgtggaattAGCTACAGTCAGACCTCCTCTCtcaattcccatcaaagaattcatacaggggagaaaccctatcagtgcttcgaatgtggaaggagcttcagtcataactcccatctcacttcccatcaaagaattcatataggggagaaaccctatcagtgtgtggaatgtggaaagagtttcactgatggctcctctctcacttcccatcaaagaattcatacgggggcgaaaccctatcagtgcttcgaatgtggaaagagcttcagtcagagctccagtctcatttcccatcacagaattcatacaggggagaaaccgtatcagtgtttggaatgtggaaggagcttcagtcagagctccaaactcactttccatcaaagaattcatacaggggagaaaccatatcagtgctttgaatgtggaaagagcttcagtaggaaggacagtctcacttcccatcaaagaattcatacaagaaAGAATCCCTATCAGTGtgtgaaatgtggaaagagcttcactgatagctcctctctcacttcccatcaaagaattcatacaggggaaacaccctatcagtgcgtggaatgtggaaagagcttcagtcacagctccaAACTCGCTttccatcacagaattcatacaggggagaaaccctatcagtgtttggaatgcgGAAGGAGCTTTAgtcagagctccaaactcactttccatcaaagaattcatacaggggagaaaccatatcagtgctttgaatgtggaaagagcttcagtaggaaggacagtctcacttcccatcaaagaattcatataggggagacaccctatcagtgctttgaatgtggaaagagcttcagtcagggatccaaactcacttcccatcaaagaattcatacaggggagaaaccatatcagtgctttgaatgtggaaagagcttcagtacgaaGGACAGTcacacttcccatcaaagaattcatacaggggagaaaccatatcagtgtttggaatgtggaaggagcttcagtcagagctccaaactcacttcccatcaaagaattcatacaggggacaaaccatatcagtgctttgaatgtggaaagagcttcagtaggaaggacagtctcacttcccatcaaagaattcatacaggggagaaaccctatcagtgtttggaatgtggaaggagcttcagtcagagctctaatctcacttcccatcaaagaagtcatacaggggagaaaccctatcagtgtgtgatatgtggaaagagcttcactggtagttcctctctcacttcccatcaaataattcatacaggggtgaaaccctatcagtgcatggaatgtggaaagagcttcattcagagctcctctctcacttcccataaaagaattcatacaggagagaaaccctatcagtgtgtagaatgtggaaagagcttcagtcacagccacagtctaagttaccatcagagaattcatacaggagagaaaccctatcagtgtttggaatgtggaaggagcttcagtcagagctccaaactcacttcccatcaaagaattcatacaggggagaaaccatatcagtgctttgaatgcggaaagagcttcagtaggaaggacagtctcacttcccatcaaataattcatacaggggagaaaccctatcagtgtttggaatgtggaaggagctttagtcacaggcacagtctcacttcccatcaaagaattcatacaggggagaaaccatatcagtgcgtggaatgtggaaggagcttcagtcagagctcccaactcacttcccatcaaagaattcatacaggggagaaaccatatcagtgctttgaatgtggaaagagcttccgtagGAAGGACAAGCTCATTTCCCATCAACGAATTCATATAAAGGTCGAAAAAACCATTATACAGTTTTAG
- the LOC117045043 gene encoding zinc finger protein 420-like: MTQILPTPFDAIQPQIFTLSGSFTVGVMQVGYCDESEIMMKCDHNKIPREKPCKNLEYGESCSQSPHSTSHEQNLLGKKLYEFMECGKSFRKKFNLTSHQRIHRGENPYQCVECLKSFTDSSSLTSHQRIHTEEKPYQCVESGKSFSQSANLTSHQRIHTGEKPCQCMECGKSFRKKDKLTSHQRIHTGEKPYLCVECGKSFIDSSSLTSHQRIHTGEKPYQCFECGKSFRRGCDLTSHQRIHTGEKPYQCVECGKSFRKKDNLTSHQRIHTGEKPYQCVECGKSFSHSQSLTSHQTIHTGEKPYQCFGCGKSFRRGCDLTSHQRIHTGEKPYQCVECGKSFRKKDNLTSHQRIHTGEKPYQCVECGKSFSHSHSLTFHQRIHTGEKPYQCVECGKSFTVASSLTSHQRIHTGEKPYQCVECGKSFRKKDSLTSHQRIHTGEKPYQCVECGKSFTERSYLTYHQRIHTGEKPYQCVECGKSFRARSELTSHQRIHTGEKPYQCVECGKSFRARSGLTSHQRIHTKVGKTIIQL; this comes from the exons ATGacgcaaattctgcccacaccttttgaTGCCATACAACCCCAGATCTTCACACTATCTGGGTCTTTCACGGTCGGTGTAATGCAAGTAGGAT aCTGTGATGAATCGGAAATCATGATGAAATGTGACCACAATAAAATCCCCAGAGAGAAGCCATGTAAAAATTTGGAGTatggagaaagctgcagtcagagcccccattccacttcccatgaACAAAATTTgcttggaaagaaactctatgagttcatggaatgtggaaagagcttcaggaagaagttcaatctcacttcccatcagagaattcatagaggggagaatccctatcagtgtgtggaatgtttaaagagcttcactgatagctcctctctcacttcccatcaaagaattcacacagaggagaaaccctatcagtgcgtggaatctggaaagagcttcagtcaaagcgccaatctcacttcccatcaaagaattcatacaggggagaaaccttgtcagtgtatggaatgtggaaagagcttcaggaagaaggacaaacttacttcccatcaaagaattcacacaggggagaaaccctatctgtgtgtggaatgtggaaagagcttcattgatagctcctctctcacttcccatcaaagaattcatacaggggagaaaccctatcagtgcttcgaatgtggaaagagctttaggagGGGCtgcgatctcacttcccatcaaagaattcatacaggggagaaaccctatcagtgtgtggaatgtggaaagagcttcaggaagaaggacaatcttacttcccatcaaagaattcacacaggggagaaaccctatcagtgtgtggaatgtggaaagagctttagtcacagccaaagtctcacttcccatcaaacaattcatacaggggagaaaccctatcagtgcttcggatgtggaaagagctttaggagGGGCtgcgatctcacttcccatcaaagaattcatacaggggagaaaccctatcagtgtgtggaatgtggaaagagcttcaggaagaaggacaatcttacttcccatcaaagaattcacacaggggagaaaccctatcagtgcgtggaatgtggaaagagctttagtcacagccacagtctcactttccatcaaagaattcatacaggggagaaaccatatcagtgtgtggaatgtggaaagagcttcactgttgcctcctctctcacttcccatcaaagaattcatacaggggagaaaccatatcagtgtgtggaatgtggaaagagcttcaggaagaaggacagtcttacttcccatcaaagaattcatacaggggagaaaccctatcagtgcgtggaatgtggaaagagcttcacagaGAGGTCCTATCTCacttaccatcaaagaattcacacaggggagaaaccctatcagtgtgtggaatgtggaaagagctttagggCGAGGAGcgaactcacttcccatcaaagaattcacacaggggagaaaccctatcagtgtgtggaatgtggaaagagctttagggCGAGGAGCggactcacttcccatcaaagaatccatacaaaggttggaaaaaccattatacagctttag